The following proteins come from a genomic window of Aquimarina sp. MAR_2010_214:
- a CDS encoding succinylglutamate desuccinylase/aspartoacylase family protein, with translation MVQVYSKALDQSIETERIIGSIKGSQSGPTLIFIAGIHGNEPAGIFALRNVLDTIKNEEISIKGNIYAISGNLPALARGERYQKEDLNRLWEIDRIKNLPEDIRNTVTNLDIEQQYYIHHTIKDILNKENGPFYFMDLHTTSSKTIPFLTVNDSLLNRKYTIQYPIPMILGIEEYLDGPLLSYINELGYVSFGFEGGQHDDIAAIQNHISFIYLTMVFAGSVTKNDIDYTYHYDFLNSKQESVMSIYEIYWRYQIKEDEVFKMKPGFVNFQHIQKGEQLAHSNGKTITASKNGRIFMPLYQNQGNDGFFAIHSVHPIFLKLSTILRKAHFDNIFTILPGVRWTSNKKNELMVNLKIARFFTKQFFHLLGYRSKQVDKTHLSLKNRESASREKEYRYTSWSKSKNWLRNTLNQ, from the coding sequence ATGGTACAAGTTTATAGTAAAGCACTGGATCAATCTATTGAAACTGAACGGATAATAGGAAGTATTAAAGGATCTCAATCTGGCCCCACTCTTATTTTTATCGCTGGTATTCATGGTAATGAACCTGCAGGGATATTTGCGCTACGTAATGTATTAGACACTATAAAAAATGAGGAGATATCTATAAAAGGGAATATTTATGCAATAAGTGGTAACCTACCAGCATTAGCAAGAGGCGAACGATACCAAAAAGAAGATTTAAATCGTTTGTGGGAAATCGATAGAATTAAAAATTTGCCTGAAGACATAAGAAATACAGTTACCAATCTTGATATAGAGCAACAATACTATATTCATCATACCATCAAAGATATATTGAACAAAGAAAACGGGCCTTTCTATTTCATGGATCTTCATACTACTTCAAGTAAAACAATTCCTTTTCTTACAGTAAATGATAGTTTACTTAATAGAAAATACACCATACAATACCCCATACCTATGATATTAGGCATAGAAGAATATCTTGATGGTCCGTTACTGAGTTATATCAATGAATTAGGATATGTTTCCTTTGGTTTTGAAGGCGGACAACATGACGATATAGCAGCTATCCAAAATCATATTTCATTTATCTATCTCACCATGGTTTTTGCAGGAAGTGTTACAAAAAATGATATTGATTATACTTATCATTATGACTTTTTGAATAGTAAACAAGAATCTGTAATGTCAATCTATGAAATCTACTGGCGCTACCAAATAAAAGAAGACGAAGTTTTCAAAATGAAACCTGGATTTGTCAACTTTCAGCATATACAAAAAGGAGAGCAACTTGCTCATAGCAATGGAAAAACAATAACCGCTTCTAAAAACGGAAGAATATTCATGCCTTTATATCAAAATCAAGGTAATGATGGTTTCTTTGCTATTCATAGTGTACATCCAATATTTTTAAAGCTGTCAACCATCCTTCGTAAAGCACATTTTGATAATATTTTTACTATTCTTCCTGGTGTTCGCTGGACCTCAAATAAAAAAAATGAACTTATGGTTAATCTTAAGATTGCTCGCTTCTTCACAAAACAGTTCTTTCACCTTTTGGGATACAGAAGTAAACAGGTTGATAAAACACACTTAAGCCTAAAAAATAGAGAGAGTGCTTCAAGAGAGAAAGAATATCGATATACGTCTTGGAGTAAAAGTAAAAATTGGTTAAGAAACACTCTCAACCAATAA
- a CDS encoding alpha/beta fold hydrolase — translation MISIPAIDDYSLSGKVFPCKGIIDKNKVLIINSATAVDKKLYHHYASYMAENGYQVITYDYRGIAGSRPKKLNGFKASFTDWGQKDFSGVIDYAKREFPNHKIVTLGHSIGGTIIGMTEKSDEISGIINIGAQTAYYKDWSKALRIKIYFLWHIIFPLVTNLFGYFPGKKLGLLEDVPKGVIEQWNNRKRHANMKEQMEAIGITFYYNTCTSKLLTLGVEDDPIGTEPAITRIHDLFEKSDKEIKIIQLQEIPTNKIGHFGFFSRKFKHTLWAKTLLWFDDI, via the coding sequence ATGATTAGTATTCCTGCCATAGATGATTATTCCTTATCAGGAAAAGTATTTCCTTGTAAAGGAATCATCGATAAAAACAAAGTACTAATTATAAATTCTGCCACAGCCGTAGATAAAAAATTATATCATCATTATGCTTCCTACATGGCAGAAAATGGATATCAGGTAATTACCTATGATTATAGAGGAATTGCAGGCTCACGACCCAAAAAACTTAATGGTTTTAAAGCTTCTTTTACAGATTGGGGGCAAAAAGATTTTTCTGGAGTGATTGATTATGCTAAAAGAGAGTTTCCAAATCATAAGATAGTAACTCTTGGTCATAGCATCGGAGGAACAATTATTGGAATGACCGAAAAAAGTGATGAAATTAGTGGAATCATTAATATTGGAGCACAAACAGCATATTATAAAGATTGGTCTAAAGCGCTAAGAATCAAAATTTACTTTTTATGGCATATTATTTTTCCTTTGGTTACTAATCTATTTGGTTATTTTCCAGGAAAAAAACTAGGGTTATTAGAAGATGTTCCAAAAGGTGTAATCGAGCAATGGAACAATAGAAAACGACATGCCAATATGAAAGAACAAATGGAAGCTATTGGTATTACTTTTTATTATAACACCTGCACATCAAAACTTCTTACTCTTGGCGTAGAGGATGACCCTATTGGGACAGAACCAGCAATCACAAGAATACATGATCTATTTGAGAAATCTGATAAAGAAATCAAAATAATACAATTACAGGAAATCCCGACCAATAAAATAGGGCACTTTGGCTTTTTTAGCAGAAAATTCAAACATACGCTTTGGGCAAAAACATTATTATGGTTCGATGATATATAA
- a CDS encoding glutamate synthase subunit beta, whose amino-acid sequence MGKITGFLEFEREIEQYQAVKDRIKEYKEFTVGMPEGKLKNQGARCMDCGIPFCHSGCPLGNLIPDFNDAVYRGKWKKAAEILHSTNNFPEFTGRLCPAPCEEACVLGINEDPVTIENIEKNIVEQAFENDWIKANPPSERTGKTVAVIGSGPAGLATAQQLNRAGHLVTVFERDEKVGGLLRYGIPDFKMEKNVIDRRVAILEQEGIVFKTNAHIGKEVKADQLKADFDAVVLCTGATVRRNLSVKGADLKGVVQAMDFLPQNNRRVDGIKDLGEEILATGKDVIVIGGGDTGSDCIGTSVRHGAASVTNFEIMGKGTIERPANQPWPFWPMRLRTSSSHQEGVTRNWSISTKEFLGDQNGNLKGLLTTEVEWVKENGRFTLKEILGTEKEWKCELALLALGFTGSEPTIAEQLGIDMDARTNIKASEQDYSTNVKGVFAAGDTRRGQSLIVWAIAEGREAAYHIDTYLMGSSNLPLKGEGDLPRV is encoded by the coding sequence ATGGGAAAGATAACTGGATTTTTAGAATTTGAAAGAGAGATAGAACAGTACCAAGCTGTAAAAGATCGTATCAAAGAATATAAAGAGTTTACCGTCGGAATGCCTGAGGGAAAACTCAAAAATCAAGGAGCACGCTGTATGGATTGTGGAATACCATTTTGTCATAGTGGATGCCCATTGGGTAACCTGATTCCTGATTTTAATGATGCTGTATATCGTGGTAAGTGGAAAAAAGCGGCAGAAATTCTACATTCAACCAATAATTTTCCTGAGTTCACAGGGAGATTATGTCCGGCACCATGTGAAGAAGCTTGTGTGTTAGGTATAAATGAAGATCCTGTAACTATTGAAAATATTGAAAAAAACATTGTAGAACAAGCTTTTGAAAACGATTGGATTAAGGCTAATCCTCCAAGCGAAAGAACAGGTAAGACAGTAGCTGTAATTGGATCTGGACCTGCTGGATTAGCAACTGCTCAACAATTAAACCGTGCCGGACATTTGGTTACGGTTTTTGAAAGAGATGAAAAAGTGGGAGGGTTGCTGCGTTATGGTATTCCTGACTTTAAAATGGAAAAAAATGTAATTGATCGTCGTGTTGCTATTTTAGAACAAGAAGGTATTGTTTTTAAAACGAATGCTCATATAGGAAAAGAGGTCAAAGCAGATCAGTTAAAAGCTGATTTTGATGCTGTAGTATTGTGTACAGGAGCTACAGTTCGCCGTAATTTATCAGTTAAAGGAGCTGATCTTAAAGGAGTAGTGCAAGCCATGGATTTTTTACCACAAAATAACAGAAGAGTTGACGGGATAAAAGATTTAGGAGAAGAAATTCTGGCTACAGGAAAAGATGTGATTGTAATAGGAGGAGGAGATACCGGATCAGATTGTATAGGAACTTCTGTGCGTCATGGTGCAGCTTCTGTTACTAATTTTGAGATCATGGGGAAGGGAACCATAGAACGTCCAGCAAATCAACCCTGGCCGTTTTGGCCAATGCGTTTACGCACAAGCTCATCTCATCAGGAGGGAGTAACTCGTAATTGGAGTATCTCTACCAAAGAGTTTTTGGGGGATCAAAATGGAAACCTAAAAGGTTTACTTACTACCGAAGTAGAATGGGTAAAAGAAAACGGTCGTTTTACTTTGAAAGAAATTCTGGGTACAGAGAAAGAATGGAAATGTGAATTAGCTTTGTTGGCATTAGGGTTTACAGGATCAGAACCAACTATTGCAGAGCAATTAGGAATTGATATGGATGCAAGAACAAATATTAAGGCTAGTGAACAAGATTATTCAACCAATGTAAAAGGAGTTTTTGCAGCAGGTGACACCCGTAGAGGACAGTCATTAATTGTTTGGGCAATTGCAGAAGGTAGAGAAGCTGCATATCACATAGATACCTATTTGATGGGGTCGTCTAATCTGCCACTTAAAGGAGAAGGAGATTTGCCTAGAGTATAA
- a CDS encoding methyltransferase domain-containing protein — translation MKRLLSYLWPFTKEVSSKINGTLELTWMNGKKVLDSQNANYSYGSLQKLLSYGLSQIDISTNSEILLLGLGGGSVIETLRNTFNHHGKITAVEIDAVIIEIAKNEFNVIENQNLEIYCEDAFSYVNYCVSQFEIIIIDIFIDNQVPEQFYENQFWKNLIPLLKPNGQILFNAGINLKENIKIESLKSMVKSDIEFSQHNQVQGINTLLIGKKRSRDKD, via the coding sequence ATGAAGAGATTATTAAGTTATCTATGGCCATTTACCAAAGAAGTTTCCTCAAAAATTAACGGAACCTTAGAACTCACATGGATGAACGGTAAAAAAGTGCTGGATAGCCAAAATGCAAATTACTCCTACGGATCGTTACAAAAATTACTTAGTTATGGGCTTTCACAAATAGATATTTCTACCAATAGTGAAATCCTTTTACTAGGACTTGGTGGCGGAAGTGTAATAGAGACGCTTAGAAATACATTTAATCATCACGGAAAAATTACGGCTGTAGAAATTGATGCAGTGATTATCGAAATCGCTAAAAACGAATTTAATGTAATTGAGAATCAAAATCTTGAGATCTATTGTGAAGATGCATTTTCCTATGTTAATTATTGTGTGTCACAATTTGAAATTATAATCATCGATATTTTTATTGATAATCAAGTTCCGGAACAGTTTTATGAAAATCAATTCTGGAAAAACCTTATTCCTCTATTAAAACCTAATGGACAAATCCTATTTAATGCTGGAATTAATTTGAAGGAAAACATCAAAATAGAATCTCTCAAATCCATGGTTAAATCCGATATCGAATTTTCACAACACAATCAGGTTCAAGGAATCAACACACTGTTAATTGGGAAGAAAAGGTCAAGAGATAAAGATTAA
- a CDS encoding CBS domain-containing protein, producing the protein MGEHNVHSSTDQRNRAEFIKHLLDDIKALEIMIEQDLIEKDIVRIGAEQEFCLVNSNWRPAKNAEEILKAINDTHFTTELAKYNLEINLDPLELKKDCFSQVENELNQLLTKAKVKAAQFDTKIVLTGILPTIRKRHLELEYMTSNPRYSALNDTLRTQRGTDFELHIRNVDELSIHHNSVLFEACNTSFQMHLQIPPQDFVSSYNWAQAISGPVLGLCTNSPLLFGRELWSETRIALFRQSMDIRSSSYALKDRGARVSFSNEWASGSVVEIFKNDIAQHRVVLSRDIATNSLSELKKGNIPKLQALSLHNGTVYRWNRPCYGVGGGKAHVRIENRYIPSGPTTLDEIANFAFWAGLMIGRPSKFDNMSNCMDFRDAKGNFIKAARNGKDAILSWMGSPISIQDLVIKELLPIAYSGLEKANVDTNDIERFLGIIEKRAKGITASDWNIRSYRSFQKNMKKDDALRTLTETIYQNQQGELPGHEWPILKTKPSKKHKKASLVGHIMSTKLFTVDKYDLANLATSIMKWKNIHHVPVENKPGKLCGLLTWNHVKNIQDQKKNSDNCSVSDIMVKEVITVQPKTTISKAIQIMKKHEIGCLPVIQKEDLVGIITIKDIIAFDHGTSL; encoded by the coding sequence ATGGGAGAGCACAATGTTCATAGTAGTACTGATCAAAGAAACCGAGCCGAATTTATAAAACATTTACTTGATGATATTAAAGCTCTAGAAATCATGATAGAGCAAGACCTTATCGAGAAAGATATCGTTCGTATTGGAGCAGAACAAGAGTTTTGCTTGGTAAATAGTAATTGGAGGCCTGCAAAAAATGCAGAAGAAATTCTAAAAGCAATCAATGATACTCATTTTACAACAGAATTAGCAAAGTATAATCTAGAGATCAACCTAGATCCTTTAGAACTTAAAAAAGATTGCTTTTCTCAAGTTGAAAATGAATTAAATCAATTACTTACCAAAGCTAAAGTTAAAGCTGCTCAATTTGATACCAAAATAGTACTTACTGGTATTTTACCAACTATTAGAAAGCGTCATTTAGAATTAGAATATATGACCTCTAACCCTAGATATTCTGCTTTGAATGATACCCTAAGAACTCAAAGAGGTACAGATTTTGAGCTTCATATTAGAAATGTGGATGAATTGAGTATACATCATAATTCTGTACTTTTTGAAGCTTGTAATACTAGTTTCCAAATGCATCTTCAGATTCCTCCTCAAGATTTTGTTTCTAGTTATAATTGGGCACAAGCCATATCAGGTCCTGTTCTTGGGTTATGCACAAATTCACCTTTACTATTTGGAAGAGAGTTGTGGAGTGAAACACGAATTGCATTGTTTCGCCAGAGTATGGATATCAGAAGCTCCTCTTATGCCCTAAAAGATCGTGGAGCCAGAGTAAGCTTTAGTAATGAATGGGCATCAGGTTCTGTCGTAGAAATTTTTAAAAATGATATTGCACAGCACAGAGTAGTTTTATCACGCGATATAGCAACAAATTCACTTTCAGAACTTAAAAAGGGTAATATCCCAAAACTACAAGCACTTTCTTTACACAACGGCACTGTATATCGATGGAATCGTCCTTGCTATGGTGTTGGAGGAGGAAAAGCCCACGTTAGAATCGAAAATCGGTATATCCCATCGGGTCCAACTACTCTTGATGAAATTGCGAATTTTGCTTTTTGGGCAGGATTGATGATTGGGCGTCCATCAAAATTTGATAACATGTCAAATTGCATGGATTTCAGAGACGCCAAAGGAAATTTCATAAAAGCAGCCCGAAACGGTAAGGATGCTATTTTAAGTTGGATGGGCAGTCCTATTTCTATCCAAGATCTGGTAATAAAAGAACTATTACCTATAGCTTATTCTGGATTAGAAAAGGCAAATGTAGACACTAATGATATAGAACGATTTTTGGGAATCATAGAAAAACGAGCAAAAGGTATCACCGCATCAGACTGGAATATCAGAAGCTATCGCTCTTTTCAAAAAAACATGAAAAAAGATGATGCACTAAGAACATTAACTGAAACCATATATCAAAATCAACAAGGTGAATTACCCGGTCATGAGTGGCCAATACTTAAAACTAAACCATCAAAAAAACACAAAAAAGCATCATTGGTTGGACATATTATGTCTACCAAATTATTTACCGTTGACAAATACGATTTAGCCAACCTGGCTACAAGCATAATGAAATGGAAAAACATTCATCATGTTCCTGTAGAGAATAAACCTGGAAAACTTTGTGGGTTACTAACCTGGAATCATGTGAAAAACATTCAGGATCAGAAAAAAAATAGTGATAACTGTAGTGTATCAGACATTATGGTTAAAGAAGTGATAACCGTTCAACCAAAAACAACAATATCAAAAGCAATTCAGATAATGAAAAAACATGAGATTGGTTGTCTCCCTGTAATTCAAAAGGAAGACCTCGTAGGGATTATTACTATAAAAGATATAATAGCATTCGACCATGGTACAAGTTTATAG
- a CDS encoding BlaI/MecI/CopY family transcriptional regulator has protein sequence MQKLAKREEQIMQSLWKLEKAFIKEIIEELSDPKPHYNTTATIVKILEEKGFISHVAYGNSFQYYPLVSKDEYQKEVLGEVMHNYFDNSPLALVKFFAKEEKINTDELEEIIQLIKNKK, from the coding sequence ATGCAAAAATTAGCCAAAAGAGAAGAACAGATTATGCAAAGTCTGTGGAAATTGGAAAAAGCATTTATAAAGGAGATCATTGAAGAGCTTTCTGATCCTAAGCCACATTATAATACTACTGCTACTATTGTAAAAATTTTAGAAGAAAAAGGGTTTATAAGTCATGTAGCCTATGGAAACAGTTTTCAATATTATCCTTTAGTATCAAAAGATGAGTATCAAAAGGAAGTCTTGGGCGAAGTAATGCACAATTATTTTGATAATTCTCCTTTGGCTTTGGTTAAATTCTTTGCCAAAGAAGAGAAAATAAATACCGACGAATTAGAGGAAATAATTCAACTGATAAAAAACAAGAAATAA
- a CDS encoding M56 family metallopeptidase → MDYIIHSSALIGLSYIIYRFFLSKETFYHLNRWVLLSLVVLSFTLPFITVPENLSFKNALFQEVEIQPSNSPAIDHKISETSTKTEDTSAIDTSNISTISVSMFLDWRSILLYIYVLGILVFGIHFIIQLGVLLYRISKYPTVEVDDYKIVETDKKHAPYSFWNRIFMNPSQYNPDTYLQILKHEQVHIKGKHSIDMLLVELLVMMQWFNPFAWLYRRAIDNNLEYLTDNNMLNIGEDREVYQMNLLKVSTPNMPTGLATSYNQSFLKKRILMMNSKKSTSKSGWKYLIIIPLLAITVFSFNPVKPNEVLVNHDKEPMDVTVDFGKGSISSSAQNDFTKGVWDAEVGGGKLCIMYRSAEPLKRNFWSMTRCYDPAYFKDFPNGDRQQFKITKDAGTMTYIGQFDNKIGDGRYTFTPNEAFITSLKAYGLHVDNKDLVHCFLTGFDNNYLSYLKRENLKIDQDDFEDIIHKSLPLDKLKMYRKELARLGYENYTMEEVSKLNLFNVDVAYISFINTLNGNKTSLKKITKAKIHNVSSEFIKSYRDNGYGNLSLDDYMKLKIHDVTPDFIESFKKAGHTNITVKEAKNLKIHNVTPVYVNSFKKAGYPNITLQEAKKLKIHGVTPELIKAYKKAGQNNISLREAIKLKIHDITPGQVKTAKGFSSSKSKRDQNTLSSSTNSRGVSQNDQQTPNDFIRQFKQLGYDNVPIDDIIKLKIHNVTPEFIKMFNKAGYNNIPLNDVVALKIHNVTPDFIDSFKKAGYKNISLDEAKSLKIHNVSPNAASEYIKIGYSNISINKLISLKIHNVSPEYIKEFKKTQFGDLPLDDIMSFKIHRVTPEFVQSFKDIGFKNITADQAKSLKIHNVTPEFIKSLKEQDKDISLEQAIRIKIHF, encoded by the coding sequence ATGGACTATATCATACATAGCTCGGCATTAATAGGATTATCATATATTATATATCGATTTTTTCTTTCTAAAGAGACCTTTTACCATTTAAACAGATGGGTATTATTATCATTGGTGGTGCTTTCATTCACTTTACCTTTTATTACTGTTCCAGAAAATTTATCATTTAAAAATGCTCTATTTCAAGAAGTAGAAATACAGCCATCAAATTCTCCTGCTATAGATCATAAAATATCAGAAACAAGTACAAAAACTGAAGACACATCAGCTATAGATACTTCTAACATCAGTACTATTTCGGTTAGCATGTTTTTAGACTGGAGATCAATTCTGCTATACATTTATGTATTAGGTATATTAGTATTTGGTATTCATTTTATTATTCAATTGGGAGTTCTATTATATCGTATTTCTAAATATCCAACTGTAGAAGTTGATGATTATAAAATTGTAGAAACCGATAAAAAACATGCTCCTTACTCATTTTGGAATCGGATATTTATGAATCCCAGTCAATACAATCCAGATACGTATTTACAAATCCTAAAACACGAACAAGTACATATTAAAGGTAAACATAGTATCGATATGTTATTAGTTGAGTTATTGGTGATGATGCAGTGGTTTAACCCTTTTGCTTGGTTATACCGCAGAGCCATCGATAACAATCTAGAATACCTAACCGACAATAATATGCTTAATATAGGTGAGGACAGAGAAGTTTATCAAATGAACCTTCTCAAAGTCTCCACCCCAAATATGCCAACAGGTTTGGCAACAAGTTACAATCAATCATTTCTCAAAAAACGAATACTCATGATGAATTCTAAAAAATCAACATCAAAATCAGGGTGGAAATACCTAATCATTATTCCACTACTCGCTATCACCGTGTTTTCTTTTAACCCGGTAAAACCTAATGAAGTACTGGTAAATCATGATAAAGAACCTATGGATGTGACTGTAGATTTCGGAAAAGGATCTATATCATCTAGTGCTCAAAATGACTTTACTAAGGGAGTTTGGGATGCCGAAGTTGGAGGAGGTAAATTATGTATTATGTACAGAAGTGCAGAACCTCTTAAACGAAATTTCTGGTCTATGACCAGATGTTATGATCCAGCCTATTTTAAAGATTTTCCTAATGGAGACCGACAACAATTTAAAATTACAAAAGATGCAGGAACTATGACCTATATTGGTCAGTTTGATAACAAAATTGGTGATGGAAGATATACTTTCACTCCTAATGAAGCTTTTATTACATCACTTAAAGCTTATGGTTTGCATGTAGATAACAAAGATTTAGTTCATTGTTTCCTTACAGGTTTTGACAACAATTACCTTAGTTATCTGAAACGTGAAAATCTAAAAATCGATCAAGATGATTTTGAAGATATTATTCATAAATCACTTCCGCTTGATAAGCTAAAAATGTATCGAAAAGAACTTGCCCGATTAGGTTATGAGAATTATACCATGGAAGAGGTTAGTAAACTTAATTTGTTCAATGTTGATGTTGCCTATATTTCATTTATCAATACATTAAATGGTAATAAAACATCCTTAAAAAAGATTACAAAAGCCAAAATCCATAATGTCTCTTCTGAATTTATTAAATCATATCGAGATAATGGCTATGGTAATCTGTCTCTTGATGATTATATGAAATTAAAAATTCACGATGTGACTCCAGATTTTATTGAGTCATTTAAAAAGGCCGGACATACTAATATCACTGTAAAAGAAGCCAAAAACCTTAAAATTCATAATGTTACTCCGGTATATGTAAATAGTTTTAAGAAAGCGGGATATCCCAATATTACTTTACAGGAAGCAAAGAAACTCAAAATTCATGGTGTAACTCCAGAACTTATAAAGGCATATAAAAAAGCCGGGCAAAATAATATTTCATTACGAGAAGCTATAAAACTAAAGATTCATGATATCACACCGGGCCAGGTAAAAACAGCTAAAGGTTTTTCTTCTTCTAAAAGCAAGAGAGATCAAAATACGCTGTCGAGTTCTACCAATAGTCGTGGTGTCTCACAAAATGATCAGCAAACGCCAAATGATTTTATTAGACAATTTAAACAACTTGGTTATGACAATGTACCTATTGATGATATCATCAAACTAAAAATACACAATGTAACCCCAGAATTTATCAAAATGTTTAATAAAGCTGGTTACAATAACATTCCTCTAAATGATGTAGTTGCTTTAAAAATTCATAATGTGACTCCTGATTTTATTGATTCGTTTAAAAAAGCCGGATATAAAAACATCTCTTTGGATGAGGCAAAATCATTAAAAATACACAACGTATCTCCTAATGCTGCTTCAGAATATATAAAAATAGGGTATTCTAATATCTCTATAAACAAATTAATATCTCTAAAGATTCATAATGTATCTCCAGAATATATTAAAGAATTCAAAAAGACACAATTCGGTGATCTTCCGCTAGATGATATCATGTCATTCAAAATTCATAGAGTCACTCCAGAGTTTGTACAATCTTTTAAAGATATAGGGTTCAAAAATATAACAGCTGATCAAGCAAAGAGTCTTAAAATTCATAATGTTACACCAGAGTTTATAAAATCCTTAAAAGAACAGGACAAAGATATTTCGTTAGAACAAGCGATCAGAATCAAAATTCATTTTTAA
- a CDS encoding pyridoxal-phosphate dependent enzyme produces MTKQELKDCHQSIIPYIHKTPVLTSRLLNEISGVELYFKCENFQRMGAFKMRGATHAILRLSEDQKSKGVVTHSSGNFAQALSLAAQSIGIKAYIVMPSNAPQVKKDAVKGYGGEIIECPPTLEDRERTATQIQQEKGATFLHPSNNLNVILGQGTVALELLEEYPDLEYLFTPVGGGGLIAGTALAAHFYGNQCKVIGGEPHEVDDAYRSLQSGKIETNETINTIADGLKTQLGDINFPILQKYVSEIIRVEEQEIITAMKLIWERMKIVVEPSSAVSFAALLHNKERFKGKKVGIILSGGNVDLGNLPFS; encoded by the coding sequence ATGACTAAGCAAGAGCTAAAAGATTGCCATCAAAGTATTATTCCGTATATCCATAAAACTCCTGTACTTACTTCTAGGTTGCTTAATGAGATTTCTGGAGTAGAGTTATATTTTAAATGCGAAAATTTTCAGCGTATGGGAGCATTCAAAATGAGAGGTGCTACCCATGCCATTTTAAGATTATCTGAGGATCAAAAATCTAAAGGTGTCGTGACACATTCTTCTGGTAATTTTGCTCAAGCTCTGTCATTGGCTGCACAAAGTATAGGGATCAAAGCCTATATCGTAATGCCATCTAATGCTCCACAGGTTAAAAAAGATGCAGTAAAAGGGTATGGAGGTGAAATCATTGAATGCCCTCCTACTCTTGAAGATCGAGAACGAACTGCTACTCAAATTCAACAAGAAAAAGGAGCTACATTTTTGCACCCATCAAATAATCTAAATGTAATTTTAGGTCAGGGTACTGTCGCCCTAGAGCTACTAGAAGAGTATCCGGATCTCGAATATCTTTTTACTCCGGTTGGTGGTGGTGGACTTATTGCAGGAACCGCTTTGGCAGCTCACTTCTATGGTAATCAATGTAAAGTGATAGGAGGCGAACCTCATGAGGTTGATGATGCGTATCGTTCTTTACAAAGTGGTAAAATTGAAACTAATGAAACCATAAATACTATTGCAGACGGACTCAAAACACAATTGGGAGACATTAATTTCCCTATCCTTCAAAAGTATGTTTCAGAAATCATTAGAGTTGAAGAACAAGAAATTATAACAGCAATGAAATTGATATGGGAACGTATGAAAATCGTTGTAGAACCATCTTCTGCTGTTTCTTTTGCTGCTCTACTTCATAATAAAGAACGTTTTAAAGGTAAAAAAGTTGGGATTATCCTCTCGGGAGGTAATGTAGATTTAGGGAATCTTCCGTTTTCGTAA